Proteins from a genomic interval of Clostridium scatologenes:
- a CDS encoding ATP-dependent Clp protease ATP-binding subunit, which produces MMFGRFTERAQKVLFYAQEEAQVLQHGYVGTEHILLGILKEQGIAKQLLNDINITVDDVRDLVEEYEGKGDIDLYKNEIPLTPRTKRLLELSLFEARNLNHNYISPEHILLALIREAEGVAFTILNNLGADFDKLRKELTEALSGEQTGNNSEFNKSNVEPTPTLDQFGRDLTEMAKEGKLDPVVGRDKETQRVLEILCRRTKNNPCLIGDPGVGKTAVAEGLAQKIVVGNIPELLKDKRVVTLDLSSMVAGSKYRGEFEERLKKVMEEIRKSGNVILFIDEIHTIVGAGAAEGAIDASNILKPALARGEIQCIGATTIDEYRKYIEKDSALERRFQPITVGEPNKEEAVLILKGLRDKYEAHHRVKITDDAIEAAVNLSDRYITDRFLPDKAIDLMDEAASKVRIESLVAPPDLKNSEEQLEKITKEKEDSIRVQDFEKAARLRDKEKELKDKLEGLKNNWKTKKEVSTLVVSEKEIASVVSKWTNIPVEKLTEKESQKLLKLEEILHTRVVGQDEAVKSISRAVRRARVGLKDPKRPIGSFIFLGPTGVGKTELSKALAEAMFGDENNMIRIDMSEYMEKHTVSRLIGSPPGYVGFDEGGQLTEKVRRNPYSVVLFDEIEKAHPEVFNILLQILEDGRLTDGKGKTINFKNTIIIMTSNVGAATIKKQKSMGFTLGGKNEKENEYEKMKENVMEELKRSFRPEFLNRIDDIIVFHQLQEEDLNYIVKLMLKTVYARLKEQDIYIEFTEEAQKNLAKEGFDLTYGARPLRRAITKIVEDKLSEEMLRGNIKKGDKIKVEVKDNELEFVKAE; this is translated from the coding sequence ATGATGTTTGGAAGATTTACTGAAAGAGCACAGAAGGTTCTCTTTTATGCACAAGAAGAAGCTCAAGTTTTACAGCATGGATATGTAGGGACAGAGCATATATTGTTAGGCATTCTAAAAGAACAAGGAATAGCTAAACAACTTTTAAATGATATAAATATTACTGTAGATGATGTTAGAGATTTAGTAGAAGAATATGAAGGTAAGGGAGATATTGATTTATATAAAAATGAAATTCCACTTACTCCAAGAACTAAAAGACTGTTGGAATTAAGTTTATTTGAAGCTAGAAATTTAAATCACAACTATATAAGTCCAGAGCATATATTATTAGCACTTATTAGAGAAGCAGAAGGGGTAGCGTTTACAATATTGAATAATTTAGGTGCAGATTTTGATAAGTTAAGAAAAGAATTAACAGAAGCTTTATCAGGAGAACAAACTGGTAATAATAGTGAATTTAATAAATCAAATGTAGAACCAACTCCTACTTTAGATCAATTTGGTAGAGATCTAACCGAAATGGCTAAGGAAGGTAAATTGGATCCTGTAGTAGGAAGAGATAAAGAAACTCAGAGAGTATTAGAAATACTTTGCAGAAGAACAAAAAACAATCCTTGTTTGATAGGTGATCCTGGAGTAGGTAAAACAGCTGTAGCAGAAGGATTAGCACAAAAAATAGTAGTAGGAAATATTCCTGAGCTGCTTAAAGATAAGAGAGTTGTAACTTTAGATTTATCTTCTATGGTAGCTGGTTCTAAATATAGAGGAGAGTTTGAAGAAAGACTAAAAAAGGTCATGGAGGAAATAAGAAAGTCAGGCAATGTAATTCTATTTATTGATGAAATACACACTATAGTAGGAGCTGGAGCAGCAGAAGGTGCTATTGATGCATCTAATATATTGAAACCAGCATTAGCAAGAGGAGAAATTCAATGTATAGGGGCAACTACTATTGATGAATATAGAAAATATATTGAGAAGGATTCAGCATTAGAAAGAAGATTTCAACCTATTACTGTTGGAGAACCTAATAAAGAAGAGGCTGTGCTAATACTTAAGGGATTAAGAGATAAATATGAAGCTCATCATAGAGTAAAAATTACAGATGATGCTATAGAAGCTGCAGTTAATTTATCAGATAGGTATATAACTGATAGATTTTTACCTGATAAAGCAATAGATTTAATGGATGAAGCAGCATCAAAAGTTAGAATTGAAAGCTTAGTTGCTCCACCAGATCTAAAGAATTCAGAAGAGCAACTTGAAAAGATAACTAAGGAAAAGGAAGATTCTATAAGAGTTCAAGATTTTGAAAAGGCAGCACGATTAAGAGATAAAGAGAAAGAATTAAAAGATAAGTTAGAAGGATTGAAAAACAATTGGAAAACTAAGAAAGAAGTTTCTACCCTTGTTGTATCGGAAAAAGAAATAGCATCAGTAGTTTCTAAATGGACTAATATACCAGTAGAAAAACTGACAGAAAAAGAATCACAAAAGCTATTAAAATTAGAAGAAATATTGCATACTAGAGTAGTTGGTCAGGATGAAGCTGTCAAGTCTATATCAAGAGCTGTTAGAAGAGCAAGGGTAGGTTTAAAAGATCCTAAAAGACCAATAGGTTCATTTATATTTTTAGGTCCCACAGGAGTAGGAAAGACTGAACTTTCAAAGGCATTAGCAGAAGCTATGTTTGGCGATGAAAATAATATGATAAGAATAGATATGTCAGAGTACATGGAAAAGCACACGGTTTCAAGACTTATAGGATCTCCTCCAGGATATGTAGGCTTTGATGAAGGAGGTCAATTAACAGAAAAGGTTAGAAGAAACCCTTATTCAGTAGTATTGTTTGATGAAATAGAAAAAGCTCATCCAGAAGTATTTAATATTTTGTTGCAAATACTTGAAGATGGAAGACTTACAGATGGAAAAGGCAAAACTATAAATTTCAAAAATACAATAATAATTATGACATCTAATGTAGGTGCAGCTACTATTAAAAAACAGAAGTCTATGGGATTTACATTAGGTGGTAAAAATGAAAAAGAAAATGAATATGAGAAAATGAAAGAAAATGTCATGGAAGAACTAAAACGTTCCTTTAGGCCTGAATTTTTAAATAGAATTGATGATATTATAGTATTCCATCAATTGCAGGAAGAAGATTTAAATTATATAGTAAAATTAATGTTAAAGACAGTATATGCAAGATTAAAAGAACAAGATATATATATAGAATTTACTGAAGAAGCACAAAAAAATCTTGCTAAAGAAGGATTTGATTTAACTTATGGAGCAAGACCTCTTAGAAGAGCTATAACTAAAATTGTAGAAGATAAGCTTTCAGAAGAAATGTTAAGAGGAAATATAAAAAAGGGAGATAAGATCAAAGTAGAAGTAAAAGATAATGAACTAGAGTTTGTTAAGGCAGAATGA
- a CDS encoding protein arginine kinase, whose protein sequence is MENWIECCKSNNDLVLSSRIRLARNINKRPFPHMLKEDEGREIVKLVEDAFYSSSFSSQSYKTNYLWERSTISNEVSLEKHLISKNLIDNSNKSAFILDKDETVSIMINEEDHVRIQCITSSLNLEEAYDFADKIDNLLEEKLDYAFDEKLGYLTACPTNIGTGMRASVMIHLPTLSLSNKLNNMLSAVTQLGMTIRGLYGEGSKGKSNIYQVSNQTTLGLSEEEIINNLKAVIIQIVNEENLCRNTLINKYRYEIEDRIFRALGVLKSAVILNSNECLKLLSDVRLGIEMGIIKDVDKISLNNILVNTQTASIYEMYNGKLSDKETNFNRAKIVREILKKETL, encoded by the coding sequence GTGGAAAATTGGATTGAATGCTGTAAAAGTAATAATGATTTAGTATTAAGCAGTAGAATAAGGCTTGCAAGAAATATAAACAAACGACCATTTCCCCACATGCTTAAAGAGGATGAAGGAAGAGAAATTGTAAAATTAGTAGAAGATGCATTTTATTCATCTTCGTTTAGCTCGCAAAGTTATAAAACAAACTATTTATGGGAAAGAAGTACTATTTCCAATGAAGTTTCTTTAGAGAAACATCTAATAAGTAAAAATCTTATAGATAATAGTAATAAATCTGCATTTATATTGGATAAAGATGAAACTGTAAGCATTATGATAAATGAAGAAGATCATGTAAGAATTCAATGTATAACATCTTCTTTAAATTTAGAAGAAGCATATGATTTTGCTGATAAAATAGATAATCTTCTAGAAGAAAAGCTTGATTATGCTTTTGATGAAAAACTTGGATATTTAACTGCGTGTCCAACAAATATAGGAACAGGTATGAGAGCTTCTGTTATGATTCATCTTCCAACTCTTTCTTTAAGTAATAAATTAAATAATATGTTAAGTGCAGTAACTCAACTTGGTATGACTATAAGGGGGTTATATGGAGAAGGATCAAAGGGTAAAAGTAATATATATCAAGTATCTAACCAAACTACACTAGGATTAAGTGAAGAGGAAATAATAAATAATTTAAAGGCTGTAATAATCCAAATTGTTAATGAAGAAAATTTATGTAGAAATACCTTGATAAATAAGTATAGATATGAGATAGAAGATAGAATTTTTAGAGCATTAGGTGTACTAAAATCAGCAGTAATTTTAAATTCTAATGAATGTTTAAAACTTTTATCAGATGTAAGATTAGGTATTGAAATGGGAATAATTAAAGATGTAGATAAAATATCTTTAAATAATATTTTAGTAAATACGCAGACAGCTAGTATATATGAAATGTATAATGGTAAACTGTCAGATAAAGAGACAAATTTTAACAGGGCTAAAATTGTAAGAGAAATTTTAAAAAAGGAAACATTATAA
- a CDS encoding glycine--tRNA ligase, which produces MAVEKTMDKVVALAKSRGFVYPGSEIYGGLANTWDYGPLGVELKNNVKKAWWQKFIHESKHNVGIDSAILMNSEVWVASGHVGNFTDPLMDCKECKSRFRADKIVEEHMTKNGVEKASADGWSNEKLKQYIVDNEIECPNCGKKNFTDIRQFNLMFKTYQGVTEDSKSEIHLRPETAQGIFVNFKNVQRTSRKKVPFGIGQIGKSFRNEITPGNFTFRTREFEQMELEFFCKPGTDLEWHSYWKEQCWNFLLNLGIEEKNIRFRDHDKEELSHYSNATSDIEYLFPFGWGELWGVADRTDYDLTQHQNHSGKDMSYLDPVTHEKYIPYCIEPSVGADRAVLAFLVDAYDEEELEGGDSRTVMHFHPAIAPVKAAILPLTKKLSEKAEEVYDELRKDFNVEYDEAGSIGKRYRRQDEAGTPYCITIDFDTLEDSTVTVRDRDTMNQFRMKIDELKKFIKEKMEF; this is translated from the coding sequence ATGGCAGTAGAAAAGACTATGGATAAAGTAGTAGCTTTAGCTAAAAGTAGAGGTTTTGTATATCCGGGTTCAGAAATATACGGGGGCCTTGCAAATACATGGGATTATGGTCCTTTAGGAGTAGAATTAAAAAATAATGTAAAAAAAGCATGGTGGCAAAAATTTATTCATGAAAGCAAACATAATGTGGGAATAGACTCAGCTATTCTTATGAATAGTGAAGTTTGGGTTGCATCAGGTCATGTTGGTAATTTTACAGATCCACTTATGGATTGCAAAGAATGTAAGTCTAGATTTAGAGCAGACAAGATAGTTGAAGAGCATATGACTAAAAATGGAGTAGAAAAAGCCAGCGCAGATGGTTGGAGTAATGAAAAGTTAAAGCAATATATAGTAGATAATGAAATAGAATGTCCTAATTGTGGTAAAAAGAATTTTACTGATATAAGACAGTTTAATCTTATGTTCAAGACATATCAGGGAGTAACAGAAGATTCTAAGTCTGAAATACATTTGAGACCAGAGACAGCTCAAGGTATATTTGTTAACTTCAAAAATGTTCAAAGGACTTCAAGAAAGAAGGTACCATTTGGAATAGGACAGATAGGAAAATCTTTTAGAAATGAAATAACTCCAGGTAACTTTACATTTAGGACTAGAGAATTTGAACAAATGGAGCTTGAGTTTTTCTGTAAACCAGGTACAGATTTAGAATGGCATAGTTACTGGAAAGAACAGTGCTGGAACTTCTTATTGAATCTTGGTATTGAAGAAAAAAATATAAGATTTAGAGATCATGATAAAGAAGAACTTTCACATTACAGTAATGCAACTTCAGATATAGAATATTTATTCCCATTTGGATGGGGAGAGTTATGGGGAGTAGCTGATAGAACTGATTATGACTTAACACAACATCAAAATCACTCTGGTAAGGATATGTCATACCTTGATCCAGTTACACATGAAAAATATATACCTTATTGTATAGAGCCTTCTGTGGGAGCAGATAGAGCAGTGTTAGCATTTTTAGTTGATGCATATGATGAAGAAGAACTTGAAGGTGGAGATTCAAGAACAGTAATGCACTTTCACCCAGCTATTGCACCAGTAAAAGCAGCTATACTTCCATTAACTAAAAAATTATCAGAAAAGGCTGAAGAAGTTTATGATGAATTAAGAAAAGATTTTAATGTAGAATATGATGAAGCAGGAAGTATAGGAAAAAGATATAGAAGGCAAGATGAAGCAGGAACTCCTTATTGTATAACTATAGACTTTGATACATTAGAAGATAGTACAGTAACAGTAAGAGATAGAGATACTATGAATCAATTTAGAATGAAAATAGATGAGCTTAAAAAATTTATAAAGGAAAAAATGGAATTTTAA
- the lysS gene encoding lysine--tRNA ligase, translated as MANDEKNLNQLEEDFNQLIKERREKFFKLQEQGKDPFDVYKVERTHVSNQIKDNYEELEGKSVTVAGRLMSKRVHGKAGFSDLHDRYGKIQLYIKINDVGEERLKEYKSFDIGDILSITGTVFKTKTGEVTLHITEFQLLAKSLKPLPEKWHGLKDPDLRYRQRYVDLIVNQDVKDTFIKRTKIIKAIRTFLDDKEYLEVETPILSTIAGGAAAKPFVTHHNALDLDMYLRIATELYLKRLIVGGFERVYEIGRNFRNEGMDVRHNPEFTCMELYQAFADYNDMMELTENMVAFVCEKVLGTTKVTYEDTEIDFTPPWRRITMVDAVKEYTGVDFNVIKDDEEARGIAKEKHIEMKKQLKDCTKGDILIALFEEFCEDKLMQPTFVCDYPVENSPLTKKKRGNAAFTERFEGFVYGREVCNAYSELNDPIVQKDRFLQQLRERELGDDEAYMMDNDFINALEIGMPPTGGLGIGIDRLIMFLTNTSSIRDVILFPTMKPEQQ; from the coding sequence ATGGCAAATGATGAAAAGAATTTAAACCAATTAGAAGAAGATTTTAATCAACTTATAAAGGAGAGAAGGGAGAAGTTTTTTAAACTTCAAGAACAAGGAAAAGATCCTTTTGATGTATATAAAGTAGAAAGAACACATGTTTCTAACCAAATAAAAGATAATTACGAAGAACTTGAGGGTAAAAGTGTTACTGTTGCAGGAAGACTTATGTCAAAAAGAGTTCATGGAAAAGCTGGATTTTCAGATCTTCACGATAGATATGGAAAAATACAATTATACATAAAGATAAATGACGTTGGGGAAGAAAGACTTAAAGAATATAAGTCATTTGATATAGGAGATATTTTATCTATAACAGGAACTGTATTTAAGACTAAAACAGGAGAGGTTACTCTTCATATCACAGAGTTTCAGCTTTTGGCTAAGTCTTTAAAACCATTACCAGAAAAGTGGCATGGTTTAAAAGATCCTGATTTAAGATATAGACAAAGATACGTAGATTTGATAGTGAATCAAGATGTTAAAGACACGTTTATAAAAAGAACTAAAATAATAAAAGCTATAAGAACCTTTTTAGATGATAAGGAGTATCTAGAAGTAGAGACACCTATTCTTTCAACTATTGCAGGTGGTGCTGCAGCAAAACCTTTTGTTACACACCATAATGCATTGGATTTAGATATGTATTTAAGAATAGCTACGGAATTATATCTAAAAAGACTTATAGTTGGTGGATTTGAAAGAGTATATGAAATAGGTAGAAACTTTAGAAATGAGGGTATGGATGTAAGACATAACCCAGAATTTACTTGCATGGAATTATATCAAGCTTTTGCAGATTATAATGATATGATGGAACTAACTGAAAACATGGTAGCTTTTGTATGTGAAAAAGTGTTGGGAACTACAAAAGTAACTTATGAAGATACAGAAATAGATTTTACACCACCATGGAGAAGAATAACTATGGTAGATGCAGTTAAAGAGTATACAGGAGTAGACTTTAATGTTATAAAAGATGATGAAGAAGCAAGAGGGATTGCAAAAGAAAAACATATAGAAATGAAAAAGCAATTAAAGGATTGCACAAAAGGAGACATACTTATTGCATTGTTTGAAGAATTTTGTGAAGATAAGTTAATGCAGCCTACATTTGTTTGCGATTACCCAGTAGAAAATTCACCTCTTACAAAGAAAAAGAGAGGAAATGCAGCATTTACTGAAAGATTTGAAGGATTTGTATATGGTAGAGAAGTGTGTAATGCATATTCAGAACTTAATGATCCAATAGTTCAAAAAGATAGATTCCTTCAACAACTAAGGGAAAGAGAACTTGGTGATGATGAAGCTTATATGATGGATAATGATTTTATAAATGCATTAGAAATAGGAATGCCTCCAACAGGGGGGCTTGGTATAGGTATAGACAGATTAATAATGTTCTTAACTAATACTTCTTCTATAAGAGACGTTATATTGTTTCCAACAATGAAACCAGAACAACAATAA
- the fusA gene encoding elongation factor G, with the protein MKNYTTKNLRNVGIVGHSGSGKTTLTEAILYYTKATDRFGKIEEGNTVSDYDSEEKKRKISISTSIAPCEWENTKINLVDIPGYFDFIGETYEGLRAVDVAMIVVSGTSGIQVGTEKVWEYVSKNKLPRSFYINKLDRENSDFDKVLSGLKGKFGMSIVPVQYPIGTEENFRGVINIISRKARIFDPKTHNMKEYEIPEELMDKVDECKNMIIEAVAETDEALLDKYFNEGTLSDEEIYNGLINGCAKGDIAPVMCGSALNIIGIETLLEDVVECFPSPENLEPLEATNLNTNSNVEVKIDEKAPLSAFIFKTIADPFVGKLSLFRVITGKIKSDSTVYNVSKGKNEKVGTMYFLMGKQQIPTNEIVAGDIGAVSKLQFTSTGDTLSVVENPIVFNGIKFPEATMSMAVLPKSKNDEDKISTGLNKLLDEDPTFKLSRDVENAETIISGLGETHLDVIACKLKVKFGAEVILQKPKIPYRETIKKIADVQGKHKKQSGGHGQYGDVKIKFEPRNDGEDDLLFVDKVVGGVVPRQYIPAVEKGLKECIQHGVLAGYPVIRLKATLHDGSYHPVDSSEMAFKVASSLAYKKGLMEAQPILLEPIMHVEILVPEYYMGDIIGDINKKRGRVLGMEPDEDKQRIIAEVPQGEMFKYATDLRSMTQARGNFIMEFERYEEVPPTEVDKIIEEAKKIKSKIE; encoded by the coding sequence ATGAAAAATTATACAACCAAAAATTTAAGAAACGTAGGAATTGTTGGACACAGTGGTTCAGGAAAAACTACTTTGACAGAAGCAATACTTTACTACACAAAAGCTACAGATAGATTTGGAAAAATTGAAGAAGGAAACACTGTAAGTGATTATGATTCTGAAGAAAAGAAAAGAAAAATATCCATATCAACATCCATAGCCCCATGTGAATGGGAAAATACTAAAATAAATTTAGTAGATATTCCAGGATACTTTGATTTTATTGGTGAAACATATGAAGGATTAAGAGCAGTTGATGTAGCTATGATAGTTGTATCAGGTACATCAGGTATACAGGTAGGTACAGAAAAAGTTTGGGAATATGTAAGCAAAAATAAGTTACCAAGATCATTCTATATAAACAAATTAGATAGGGAAAATTCTGATTTTGATAAAGTATTGTCTGGGTTAAAGGGAAAATTTGGTATGTCTATAGTTCCAGTTCAGTATCCTATAGGAACTGAAGAAAATTTTAGAGGAGTTATAAACATCATATCTAGAAAAGCTAGAATTTTTGACCCTAAAACTCATAATATGAAAGAATATGAAATACCAGAAGAACTTATGGATAAGGTTGATGAGTGCAAAAACATGATAATTGAAGCTGTAGCTGAAACAGATGAAGCTTTATTAGATAAATATTTCAATGAAGGAACTTTAAGTGATGAAGAAATTTATAATGGGCTTATTAATGGTTGTGCTAAGGGAGATATAGCTCCAGTAATGTGTGGATCAGCATTGAATATCATAGGAATTGAAACATTGCTTGAAGATGTAGTTGAATGTTTTCCATCACCTGAAAATTTAGAGCCGTTAGAGGCTACAAATTTGAATACTAATTCTAACGTAGAAGTTAAAATAGATGAAAAAGCACCATTGTCAGCTTTTATATTTAAAACTATAGCGGATCCTTTTGTTGGTAAATTATCATTATTTAGGGTAATAACAGGAAAAATTAAGTCAGATTCTACTGTTTACAATGTAAGTAAAGGAAAAAATGAAAAAGTAGGAACTATGTATTTTTTAATGGGTAAGCAGCAAATTCCAACAAATGAAATAGTAGCAGGAGATATAGGTGCTGTTTCAAAATTACAGTTTACATCTACTGGAGATACTTTAAGTGTAGTAGAAAATCCTATAGTCTTTAATGGTATTAAGTTTCCAGAAGCAACAATGTCAATGGCTGTTTTACCTAAATCAAAAAATGATGAAGATAAAATATCTACTGGTTTAAATAAATTACTGGATGAAGATCCGACCTTTAAGCTTTCAAGAGATGTAGAAAATGCTGAAACTATAATTTCTGGATTAGGAGAAACTCATCTTGATGTAATAGCATGTAAGTTAAAGGTTAAATTTGGAGCAGAAGTAATACTTCAAAAACCAAAAATACCTTATAGAGAAACTATAAAGAAAATTGCTGATGTTCAAGGTAAACATAAAAAGCAGTCGGGTGGTCACGGCCAATATGGAGATGTAAAGATAAAATTTGAACCTAGAAATGATGGAGAAGATGATTTACTTTTTGTTGATAAGGTAGTTGGTGGTGTTGTACCAAGACAATACATTCCAGCCGTAGAAAAAGGATTAAAAGAATGTATACAACATGGTGTGCTTGCAGGATATCCTGTAATAAGATTAAAAGCTACTTTGCATGATGGTTCCTATCATCCTGTAGATTCATCAGAAATGGCATTTAAGGTTGCATCATCTTTAGCATATAAAAAGGGTCTCATGGAAGCTCAACCTATACTATTAGAGCCCATTATGCATGTAGAAATATTAGTTCCTGAATATTATATGGGAGATATAATAGGTGATATAAATAAAAAGAGGGGGAGAGTTTTAGGAATGGAGCCTGATGAAGATAAGCAGAGAATAATAGCAGAGGTTCCACAGGGTGAAATGTTCAAGTATGCTACAGATTTAAGGTCTATGACTCAGGCAAGAGGAAATTTCATTATGGAATTTGAACGATATGAAGAAGTCCCACCTACTGAGGTAGATAAAATAATAGAAGAAGCTAAAAAAATTAAAAGTAAAATTGAATAG
- the murD gene encoding UDP-N-acetylmuramoyl-L-alanine--D-glutamate ligase → MKKDFADFKKFIKDKNTAVVGIGISNKPLINFLLKLGAKVSAFDKKNEEQLGDTANELREKGVKLILGENYMDNLSGFDVIFKTPSMRIDAPALVNAKKQGAYITSEMEEFIKYCPAKIYGVTGSDGKTTTTTLIYNILNQQGYKTWVGGNIGTPLFAEIEKMKSDDKVVLELSSFQLMTMKVSPEVAVVTNLSPNHLDIHKDMQEYIDSKKNIFKYQESENLLVLNKDNKLTNSMFNEGKGRILGFSIKEKVKDGAYFEENKLYIKEKEVCKLNEVQIKGMHNIENLLAAFCAVSDDVNIESMRKTATSFTGVEHRCEFVREIDGVKYYNDSIATSPSRTLAGLKAFEKPVILIAGGYDKKIPLDVLAEEGYENIKALILVGATKDKIKSAFLKVMKKKNIEIPIVVEESLEKALFSARNFAKKGDIITLSPACASFDMFPNFEARGNRFKDLVKEL, encoded by the coding sequence ATGAAAAAGGATTTTGCAGATTTTAAAAAATTTATAAAGGATAAAAATACAGCCGTGGTTGGTATAGGCATAAGCAATAAGCCTTTGATAAATTTTTTATTGAAATTAGGAGCAAAAGTTAGTGCTTTTGATAAAAAAAATGAAGAACAATTAGGAGATACTGCTAATGAATTGAGGGAAAAAGGAGTTAAACTTATATTAGGCGAAAATTACATGGACAATTTAAGTGGATTTGATGTGATATTTAAAACTCCATCTATGAGAATAGATGCTCCAGCACTTGTAAATGCAAAAAAGCAAGGAGCTTATATAACTTCTGAAATGGAGGAATTTATAAAGTATTGTCCTGCTAAAATATATGGTGTTACTGGCAGTGACGGTAAGACAACAACAACTACACTAATATATAATATACTAAATCAGCAGGGATATAAAACTTGGGTAGGTGGCAATATAGGAACACCTTTATTTGCAGAAATAGAAAAAATGAAAAGTGATGATAAAGTAGTACTGGAGTTATCAAGTTTTCAACTTATGACTATGAAAGTTTCTCCAGAAGTTGCAGTTGTTACAAATTTAAGCCCAAATCATTTAGATATACATAAAGACATGCAAGAGTATATAGATTCAAAAAAGAATATTTTTAAGTACCAAGAATCAGAAAATCTATTGGTGCTAAATAAAGATAATAAGTTAACCAACTCTATGTTTAATGAAGGTAAAGGAAGAATATTGGGATTTAGTATAAAAGAGAAAGTTAAAGATGGAGCTTATTTTGAAGAAAATAAATTATACATAAAAGAAAAGGAAGTTTGTAAGCTAAATGAAGTTCAAATAAAAGGAATGCATAATATAGAAAATTTGCTTGCTGCTTTTTGTGCAGTTAGTGATGATGTTAATATAGAAAGTATGAGAAAAACAGCTACAAGCTTTACAGGGGTAGAACATAGGTGCGAATTTGTAAGAGAAATAGATGGAGTAAAATACTATAATGATTCAATAGCTACAAGTCCAAGTAGAACTTTAGCAGGACTTAAAGCATTTGAAAAACCGGTAATTTTAATAGCAGGTGGATATGATAAAAAAATTCCTTTAGATGTATTAGCAGAAGAAGGATATGAAAATATAAAAGCATTAATATTAGTTGGAGCAACTAAAGATAAGATAAAAAGTGCATTTTTGAAAGTCATGAAAAAGAAAAATATAGAAATACCTATAGTAGTTGAAGAAAGTTTAGAAAAGGCACTTTTCAGTGCTAGAAATTTTGCTAAAAAAGGAGATATAATAACTCTTTCTCCTGCTTGTGCTAGTTTTGATATGTTTCCTAACTTTGAGGCTAGAGGTAATAGGTTTAAAGATTTAGTTAAAGAATTATAA
- a CDS encoding UvrB/UvrC motif-containing protein, whose product MLCDICKKNEATVHITKITNGMQQEFNICEKCAKEKGEFNFPGQLDFSSPFTFQNILTGIMDYISSPNESQYNFDCSCKNCGISFSDFKKRGLVGCSHCYSDFTSALVPVIKRVQGNLEHTGKIPKRAGKNIIGKKKLLKLKESLKEAISTEEYEKAAQIRDKIKELEKTREQEG is encoded by the coding sequence ATGTTGTGTGATATATGCAAGAAAAATGAGGCTACAGTTCATATAACAAAAATAACTAATGGAATGCAACAAGAATTTAATATATGTGAAAAATGCGCAAAAGAAAAAGGAGAGTTTAATTTCCCAGGTCAATTAGATTTTTCTTCACCATTTACTTTTCAAAACATTTTGACCGGAATAATGGATTATATAAGTAGTCCTAATGAATCTCAGTATAATTTTGATTGTTCTTGTAAAAATTGTGGTATCAGTTTTTCAGATTTTAAGAAAAGAGGATTAGTTGGTTGTAGCCACTGTTATAGTGATTTTACATCTGCACTAGTACCTGTTATAAAAAGAGTACAGGGAAACTTAGAGCATACAGGAAAAATTCCTAAAAGAGCTGGCAAAAATATTATTGGAAAGAAAAAGTTATTGAAATTAAAGGAAAGTTTAAAGGAAGCTATATCAACTGAAGAATATGAAAAGGCAGCACAAATTAGAGATAAGATAAAAGAATTGGAAAAGACACGAGAACAGGAGGGATAG
- a CDS encoding CtsR family transcriptional regulator: MARLSDIIEVFIKDMLDNSKESQLQIGRNELASYFSCAPSQINYVLTTRFTTDKGYYIESKRGGGGCIIIRRVQFDENKSLAEIINEKLGNSITYDAAVQIINGLLESEIITEREGNILKVVINDRTLNSSTDKKNKLRSDILKSVIMVILNEI; encoded by the coding sequence TTGGCAAGATTGTCAGATATTATAGAAGTATTTATAAAGGATATGTTAGATAATAGCAAGGAGAGCCAGCTACAGATTGGAAGAAATGAATTAGCAAGTTATTTTAGTTGTGCACCCTCACAGATAAATTATGTATTAACAACTAGGTTTACAACTGATAAAGGTTATTATATTGAAAGTAAAAGAGGTGGTGGGGGGTGCATAATAATAAGGCGTGTGCAATTTGACGAAAACAAATCGCTTGCAGAAATTATAAATGAAAAATTGGGAAATAGCATAACATATGATGCAGCTGTTCAAATAATTAATGGATTATTAGAATCTGAAATAATTACAGAAAGAGAAGGAAATATTTTAAAAGTAGTTATAAATGACAGAACACTGAATAGTTCAACGGATAAAAAGAATAAATTGAGATCAGATATATTGAAATCAGTTATTATGGTTATACTTAATGAAATTTAA